One genomic region from Haloarcula taiwanensis encodes:
- a CDS encoding sensory rhodopsin-2 — translation MATITTWFILGLLGELLGTAVLAYGYTLVPEETRKRYLLLIAIPGIAIVAYALMALGFGSIQSGGHTVYVIRYVDWLLTTPLNVWFLALLAGASRQDTVKLVVLQALTIVFGFAGAITASPVSYLLFAVGAALFGGVIYLLYGNIAVAAKSTLSDIEISLYRTLRNFVVVLWLVYPVVWLLGAAGLGLMDVETATLVIVYLDVVTKVGFGVIALLAMIDLGSVGETAEEPTAVAGD, via the coding sequence ATGGCAACGATAACGACCTGGTTCATACTGGGACTACTGGGTGAACTGCTCGGGACGGCGGTGCTGGCGTACGGCTACACGCTCGTCCCAGAAGAGACACGGAAGCGGTACCTGCTGTTGATCGCAATCCCGGGTATCGCCATCGTCGCCTACGCGCTGATGGCGCTTGGCTTCGGGTCGATACAGAGTGGCGGCCATACGGTGTACGTGATCCGTTATGTCGACTGGCTATTGACGACGCCGCTCAACGTCTGGTTCCTGGCACTGCTCGCTGGCGCGAGCCGGCAGGACACGGTGAAACTCGTCGTCCTGCAGGCGTTGACTATCGTCTTCGGCTTTGCCGGTGCCATCACTGCGTCGCCAGTGAGCTACCTGCTGTTCGCGGTCGGCGCAGCGCTGTTCGGTGGCGTCATCTACCTGCTCTATGGCAACATCGCGGTGGCTGCGAAGTCGACTCTGTCCGACATCGAGATCAGCCTGTACCGCACGCTCCGGAACTTCGTCGTCGTTCTCTGGCTGGTGTACCCAGTTGTGTGGCTGCTCGGTGCGGCGGGACTGGGGCTAATGGACGTTGAGACTGCGACGCTCGTGATCGTCTACCTTGACGTGGTAACCAAAGTCGGCTTCGGCGTCATTGCTTTGCTGGCGATGATTGATCTCGGCTCAGTCGGTGAGACTGCCGAGGAGCCGACAGCGGTTGCGGGAGACTAG
- a CDS encoding transcription initiation factor IIB 3, whose protein sequence is MERPTRQRDSEQEEREEESESTGQQTCPECESESISSDGGGELVCEDCGLVIEDENIDRGPEWRAFNHSERQSKSRVGAPTTQTMHDKGLTTQIDWKDKDAYGRSLSSEKRSQMHRLRKWQERIRTKDAGERNLQFALSEIDRMASALGVPRSVREVASVIYRRALNEDLIRGRSIEGVATACLYAACRQEGIPRSLEEVSDVSRVEQKEIGRTYRYVAQELELKMEPVDPKQYVPRFASELELSEEVQSKANEIIDTTAEQGLLSGKSPTGYAAAAIYAASLLCNEKKTQREVADVAQVTEVTIRNRYQEQIEAMGIH, encoded by the coding sequence ATGGAACGGCCGACGCGCCAGCGGGATTCTGAACAGGAGGAACGCGAGGAGGAGTCCGAGAGCACGGGCCAGCAGACCTGCCCAGAGTGTGAGTCGGAGTCCATATCTAGCGACGGCGGTGGAGAGCTCGTCTGCGAGGACTGTGGCCTGGTCATCGAAGACGAGAACATCGACCGCGGGCCGGAGTGGCGGGCATTCAATCACTCTGAACGCCAGTCCAAGTCACGCGTCGGAGCCCCCACGACCCAGACGATGCACGATAAGGGGCTGACCACACAGATCGACTGGAAGGACAAGGACGCCTACGGTCGGTCGCTCTCCTCGGAGAAGCGGAGCCAGATGCACCGCCTCCGGAAGTGGCAGGAACGCATCCGGACCAAAGACGCCGGCGAGCGGAACCTGCAGTTCGCGCTGTCGGAAATCGACCGAATGGCCAGCGCACTCGGCGTTCCTCGCTCGGTTCGGGAGGTCGCTTCGGTCATCTACCGGCGCGCGCTCAACGAGGACCTCATCCGCGGACGCTCCATCGAGGGCGTCGCCACCGCCTGCCTGTACGCGGCCTGTCGTCAGGAAGGCATCCCACGCAGCTTAGAAGAGGTGTCGGACGTTTCCCGGGTCGAGCAGAAGGAGATCGGGCGGACCTATCGGTACGTTGCCCAGGAACTCGAACTGAAGATGGAGCCGGTCGATCCCAAGCAGTACGTCCCGCGGTTTGCGTCCGAGCTGGAACTCTCAGAGGAGGTCCAGTCGAAGGCCAACGAAATCATCGACACTACCGCCGAGCAGGGCCTGCTCTCGGGGAAATCACCTACCGGCTACGCTGCTGCGGCCATCTACGCCGCCTCGCTGCTCTGTAACGAGAAGAAGACCCAGCGCGAGGTCGCCGACGTGGCCCAGGTGACGGAGGTCACCATCCGGAACCGGTATCAGGAGCAGATCGAAGCGATGGGCATCCACTGA
- a CDS encoding RNA methyltransferase — MISVAVVDAETPGNVGTIARSMKNFGLSELLLVDPPELDPDGEAYGFAGQARDDILPNARTVTFDDIVENYHTVACTATTNEDPANHVRYPATTPADLADSLRDVEGDICVVFGRERVGLSNDELAQLDVICSIPASASYPVLNLGQAATIVLYELRELTVDANQHPEELHTLAETPAVEGLHEEFDRFLRAIGHPREKQHKARRLFRRVLGRAQPTGRETKTLRGLFRQARQRIERAEDD, encoded by the coding sequence ATGATATCTGTCGCTGTCGTCGACGCGGAGACGCCGGGCAACGTCGGCACCATCGCCCGCTCGATGAAGAACTTCGGCCTCTCAGAGCTGTTGCTCGTTGACCCACCGGAGCTAGACCCGGACGGCGAGGCGTACGGCTTCGCCGGGCAAGCCCGTGACGACATTCTGCCGAACGCCCGGACAGTGACGTTTGACGACATCGTCGAGAACTACCACACTGTCGCCTGCACGGCGACGACGAACGAGGACCCGGCCAACCACGTCCGGTATCCGGCGACGACCCCGGCCGACTTGGCTGACTCGCTCCGGGATGTCGAAGGAGACATCTGTGTCGTCTTCGGTCGCGAGCGTGTCGGACTCTCCAACGACGAACTCGCACAGCTGGATGTTATCTGCTCTATCCCGGCCAGCGCGTCGTATCCGGTGTTGAACCTCGGGCAGGCGGCCACCATCGTTCTCTACGAACTCCGCGAACTGACTGTCGACGCGAACCAGCACCCCGAGGAACTGCACACCCTCGCCGAGACGCCGGCCGTCGAGGGACTACACGAGGAGTTCGACCGGTTCCTGCGGGCTATCGGCCACCCCAGAGAAAAACAGCACAAAGCCCGCCGGCTGTTCCGTCGGGTACTCGGGCGTGCGCAACCGACCGGTCGGGAGACGAAGACGCTCCGGGGCCTGTTTCGGCAGGCCCGGCAGCGAATCGAGCGTGCCGAAGACGACTAA
- a CDS encoding bacterio-opsin activator: MVPSVVDGHDIPALYGPAIDTLPLMFAIVDSSGVILSTNETWHEFGRANGTGLTPSTLGRNYLDVADTADDTTGQQAADGIRAVLAGEQASFELEYPCHTESAKRWFRLYAAPFTIDGATFASIAHIDITARKQRELALESAYEVCTDSDRTFTDQLDALLELGCETLGSPFGTLSRVHGDEYVFEAVTTPSSADLEAGRTTSIETLPNCRHVVEHREPLAIGDVAADAPALADSEWGIENYIGAPVVVDGAVYGTFCFYGLEPRAAPYTQWDLTFVRLLSDWAGYELERQRHTEQRDALNIALPDPSYIIDAEGRFLDCLTDPETMLKVDETDTLVGQTLHEFLPRDTADSLLATVRVALRTGSFQSVEYRLQTPGDKRWFEARVAPLQSRAYDLDTVIFVARDITAHKDREAELERQRDELRQAQRLNVLGREIAKALQDTQTREEIESAVCAHLTESDLYQAVWAGSRGSATQITLGAAAGIATATPEQISPGEHSLAIDAIETGEVQVVADIADVSTQSDTEMDRPLIAAHCSVAAVPLTTGQTTYGVLMVYASTDTTIGCRESDILGDLGRLIALSIQRVHSQQSLQSATTVELEFLTPDSDDIFASLSAMLDCSFTLERRVPTSSGRSLHYVRVSGVGTDQVSQALTGLPSVESCAVVETASENRAPLLEVTLDKISASPLDTLIDYGGAVRQAVAADGDLQFTAEMAPDINVRAVVEAVQEVTPGTELRSKQYVDQPVSTVTDFRTRIRDRLTPKQAAALKTAYARGYYDWPRGSAAEELAETLDISAPTLHYRLRKAHDAVIGALFDSGSGPETLD, encoded by the coding sequence ATGGTTCCAAGTGTCGTGGATGGCCACGATATCCCTGCCCTGTACGGGCCAGCCATCGATACACTGCCGCTCATGTTTGCGATTGTAGATTCGTCCGGGGTGATCCTCTCGACGAACGAGACGTGGCACGAGTTTGGTCGGGCAAACGGAACAGGGCTGACGCCGAGTACGCTCGGCAGGAACTATCTCGACGTTGCTGACACGGCCGACGATACGACCGGGCAACAGGCGGCGGACGGCATCAGGGCCGTCCTCGCTGGCGAGCAGGCCTCGTTCGAACTTGAATACCCGTGTCACACTGAGTCGGCGAAACGGTGGTTCCGGTTGTACGCCGCTCCGTTCACTATCGACGGTGCGACGTTTGCGTCCATCGCACATATCGACATCACAGCCCGGAAACAGCGGGAGTTGGCCCTCGAATCGGCCTACGAGGTCTGTACCGACTCGGACCGGACGTTCACTGACCAGCTCGACGCGCTGTTAGAACTCGGCTGTGAAACGCTCGGTTCGCCGTTCGGGACCCTCTCCCGGGTCCACGGCGACGAGTACGTGTTCGAAGCAGTCACTACACCGTCGTCTGCCGACCTCGAAGCCGGCAGAACAACCAGCATCGAGACACTCCCGAACTGCAGACACGTCGTCGAACACCGCGAACCGCTCGCTATCGGCGATGTTGCAGCGGACGCCCCGGCGCTCGCTGACTCGGAGTGGGGCATTGAGAACTACATTGGCGCGCCCGTCGTCGTTGACGGGGCCGTGTACGGGACGTTCTGCTTTTACGGACTGGAGCCGCGCGCGGCGCCGTACACGCAGTGGGACCTGACGTTCGTCCGGTTGCTCTCCGACTGGGCGGGCTACGAACTCGAACGACAGCGCCACACGGAACAGCGCGATGCATTGAACATCGCCCTTCCGGACCCCAGTTACATTATCGACGCGGAGGGGCGATTTCTCGACTGTCTGACCGACCCCGAGACGATGCTGAAGGTAGATGAGACGGACACGCTTGTCGGCCAGACGCTACACGAGTTTCTTCCCCGCGACACCGCTGATTCGCTACTGGCGACTGTTCGTGTAGCCCTGCGGACCGGGTCGTTTCAGTCCGTGGAGTACAGACTGCAGACTCCCGGTGACAAGCGATGGTTCGAAGCGCGGGTTGCACCGCTGCAAAGTCGCGCGTACGACCTCGATACTGTCATCTTCGTCGCTCGGGACATCACCGCTCACAAAGACCGCGAGGCCGAACTCGAACGCCAGCGAGACGAACTCAGACAGGCACAGCGGCTCAACGTACTGGGTCGAGAAATTGCGAAAGCGCTACAGGACACACAGACGCGCGAGGAGATCGAATCGGCGGTGTGTGCACACCTCACTGAATCAGACCTGTACCAGGCCGTGTGGGCCGGAAGCCGCGGGAGTGCAACCCAGATAACACTGGGTGCCGCCGCTGGGATTGCCACGGCGACGCCGGAGCAGATTTCGCCCGGCGAGCACAGTCTTGCCATAGATGCTATCGAGACCGGTGAGGTACAGGTCGTTGCGGACATCGCCGACGTGTCGACCCAGTCGGACACCGAGATGGACCGCCCGCTAATCGCAGCCCACTGCTCCGTCGCGGCAGTTCCCCTGACAACTGGCCAGACCACGTACGGCGTCCTGATGGTGTACGCATCGACCGACACCACGATTGGCTGTCGTGAGTCGGACATCCTTGGCGATCTGGGGCGGCTTATCGCACTGTCCATCCAGCGCGTCCACAGTCAGCAGTCGCTGCAGTCGGCGACGACCGTCGAGCTAGAGTTCCTGACGCCAGATTCCGACGACATCTTCGCCAGCCTCTCCGCGATGCTTGACTGTTCGTTCACACTCGAACGGCGCGTCCCGACCAGTTCCGGACGCAGCCTCCACTACGTTCGCGTCAGCGGGGTCGGCACTGACCAGGTGAGCCAGGCGCTCACTGGGCTGCCGTCGGTCGAATCCTGTGCCGTCGTCGAGACTGCGTCGGAGAACCGAGCGCCCCTGCTTGAAGTCACGCTCGACAAGATATCCGCATCGCCGCTTGACACTCTCATAGATTACGGCGGGGCGGTGCGGCAGGCCGTGGCGGCGGACGGCGACCTGCAGTTCACAGCAGAGATGGCACCGGATATCAACGTCCGCGCCGTCGTTGAAGCGGTCCAAGAGGTAACGCCCGGGACGGAGCTCCGGAGCAAGCAGTACGTCGACCAGCCGGTCTCGACGGTGACGGACTTCCGGACACGGATACGCGACCGGCTGACGCCAAAACAGGCCGCCGCGCTCAAAACCGCCTACGCACGCGGCTACTACGACTGGCCGCGAGGGAGCGCCGCGGAGGAACTGGCCGAGACGCTCGACATCTCTGCGCCGACCCTGCACTACCGGTTGCGGAAAGCCCACGACGCCGTCATCGGGGCGCTGTTTGACTCCGGAAGCGGCCCCGAGACACTCGACTGA
- a CDS encoding glutamyl-tRNA(Gln) amidotransferase subunit E, protein MTEYDYEELGLVAGLEIHQQLDTATKLFCDCPTTTREPEESERSFTRYLHPTKSELGEIDEAALEESMVDREFEYLAYDTTCLVEEDDEPPHRVDREAMETTLEIAQLLDMSVVDQVNVMRKIVVDGSNTTGFQRSMLVANDGAIETSAGPVGIEDILLEEESCQRVEETDDGVRFSLDRLGIPLVEIGTKPDISSPEQAREAAERIGMLLRSTGKVKRGLGTIRQDVNVSIAEGARIELKGVQSLDDIDDLVRNEVRRQVELLDIAEKLTARDASVGEPQDVTDVFEDTDSGVIEGALSSGGEVQGLLLSGFDGLVGREIQPDRRLGTELSDHAKRHGAGGIFHTDELPAYGVTEAEVEALRDAVGAGPEDAVAIVADDPETAELAIDAVAERAETALEGVPEETRDANEDATSRYLRPLPGAARMYPETDVPPVEPDVTEVETPELLTEKVDRYESEFDLGSGLAEQVAYGQRWPLFEALVEGEGVDPTLAAGTLESTLTELRRDDVPVENLTDEHLREAILLVDGGDVPREGIEDLLTALAEDPSLTAEEAVEQEGLGGVDESEVRDAVVDVVERHEDQVAEEGMGAFSALMGECMGALRGKADGDTVSDVLRSEIQKRA, encoded by the coding sequence ATGACTGAGTACGACTACGAGGAGCTGGGGCTTGTCGCCGGCTTGGAGATCCACCAGCAACTCGACACCGCGACGAAACTGTTCTGTGACTGTCCGACGACGACCCGCGAACCCGAGGAGAGCGAGCGCTCCTTTACCCGCTATCTGCACCCGACCAAGAGCGAACTCGGGGAGATAGACGAGGCGGCGCTAGAAGAGAGCATGGTCGACCGCGAATTCGAGTACCTAGCCTATGACACGACCTGCCTCGTCGAGGAGGACGACGAGCCACCCCACCGCGTCGACCGTGAGGCGATGGAGACGACGCTCGAAATCGCCCAGCTACTGGATATGTCCGTCGTCGACCAGGTGAACGTCATGCGGAAAATCGTCGTCGACGGCTCGAACACCACGGGGTTCCAGCGCTCGATGCTGGTCGCCAACGACGGAGCCATCGAGACGAGCGCCGGCCCGGTCGGCATCGAGGACATACTGCTGGAGGAAGAGTCCTGCCAGCGCGTCGAGGAGACCGACGACGGCGTGCGCTTCTCCCTGGACCGCCTGGGCATCCCGCTGGTCGAAATCGGGACCAAGCCGGACATCAGTTCGCCCGAACAGGCCCGCGAGGCCGCCGAGCGTATCGGGATGTTGCTCCGATCGACCGGGAAGGTCAAGCGCGGCCTCGGGACCATCCGCCAGGACGTGAACGTCTCCATCGCCGAGGGCGCGCGCATCGAACTGAAGGGCGTCCAGAGCCTCGACGACATCGACGACCTCGTCCGCAACGAGGTCCGCCGGCAGGTCGAACTGCTGGATATCGCCGAGAAACTCACTGCGCGCGACGCTTCGGTGGGTGAGCCACAGGACGTGACCGACGTGTTCGAGGATACGGACTCAGGCGTTATCGAGGGCGCACTCTCCTCGGGCGGCGAGGTACAGGGCCTCCTGCTTTCGGGCTTTGACGGCCTCGTCGGCCGCGAGATTCAACCCGACCGGCGGCTCGGGACAGAACTGTCCGACCACGCCAAGCGCCACGGCGCGGGCGGCATCTTCCACACCGACGAACTCCCGGCCTACGGCGTCACCGAGGCAGAGGTCGAGGCCCTGCGGGACGCCGTCGGCGCGGGTCCCGAGGACGCCGTCGCCATCGTCGCCGACGACCCAGAAACCGCCGAGCTGGCCATCGACGCCGTTGCCGAGCGAGCCGAAACCGCGCTCGAAGGCGTCCCCGAAGAAACGCGAGATGCGAACGAGGACGCCACGTCGCGGTACCTCCGCCCGCTCCCGGGCGCGGCGCGGATGTACCCCGAGACAGACGTGCCCCCGGTCGAGCCCGACGTAACCGAAGTCGAGACGCCGGAACTGCTCACCGAGAAGGTCGACCGGTACGAAAGCGAGTTCGACCTCGGCTCCGGCCTCGCCGAGCAGGTCGCCTACGGCCAGCGATGGCCGCTGTTCGAGGCGCTGGTCGAGGGTGAGGGTGTCGACCCGACGCTGGCCGCCGGCACGCTGGAGTCGACGCTGACCGAACTCCGTCGCGACGACGTGCCCGTTGAGAACCTCACCGACGAGCACCTTCGAGAGGCGATTCTGCTGGTCGACGGCGGTGACGTGCCCCGAGAGGGCATCGAGGACCTGCTGACGGCGCTCGCCGAGGACCCGTCGCTGACGGCCGAGGAAGCCGTCGAACAGGAGGGACTGGGCGGCGTCGACGAGTCGGAGGTCCGGGACGCCGTTGTCGATGTCGTCGAGCGTCACGAAGACCAGGTCGCTGAGGAGGGAATGGGCGCGTTCTCGGCGCTGATGGGCGAGTGCATGGGCGCACTCCGCGGCAAAGCTGACGGCGATACGGTGAGCGACGTGTTGCGTTCGGAGATACAGAAGCGGGCTTAA
- a CDS encoding GNAT family N-acetyltransferase codes for MTIRLATPDDVTAINQVATAAWKTDYPDILTRETAEDGVRDWYSTEQIESELVESQTILLVAEREERVVGFAHATWHETDRAGYILRLYVHPDYRREGIGRSLLERTCEELFEHDIERVNAMVLTANEPGAEFYEGFGFEFADQSETEIGGERYPESRYVLDDESHV; via the coding sequence ATGACAATCAGACTGGCAACTCCGGACGATGTAACGGCCATCAATCAGGTCGCGACAGCGGCCTGGAAGACGGATTACCCGGATATCCTCACCCGCGAGACGGCCGAGGACGGCGTTCGAGACTGGTATTCGACCGAACAGATCGAATCGGAACTGGTCGAATCGCAAACCATCCTGCTGGTCGCAGAGCGCGAAGAGCGCGTCGTCGGGTTCGCACACGCGACGTGGCACGAAACCGACCGTGCGGGGTATATTCTCCGGCTGTACGTCCATCCCGACTACAGGCGCGAGGGAATCGGCCGGTCGCTGCTAGAACGGACCTGCGAGGAGCTGTTCGAGCACGACATCGAGCGGGTCAACGCGATGGTGCTCACGGCGAACGAGCCGGGAGCCGAGTTCTACGAGGGATTCGGGTTCGAGTTCGCCGACCAAAGCGAAACCGAGATCGGCGGCGAGCGCTACCCCGAGAGCCGCTACGTCCTCGACGACGAGTCCCACGTATAG
- the aspA gene encoding aspartate ammonia-lyase (catalyzes the formation of fumarate from aspartate): MTDEYRTEQDSLGEMQVPADAYWGAQTQRAVENFPISDVTFGRRFIRALGVVKKAAAQANRDLGTIPEDKADCIVEAADEVIAGEHDDQFPVDVFQTGSGTSSNMNANEVISNRATELYGGDIGTREIHPNDHVNFGQSSNDVIPTAMHVASLEAVEKDVIPGLKTLRDELKAKEDEFENVVKTGRTHLQDATPVTLGQEFSGYRTQVEKGISRVQDVHGRLSELALGGTAVGTGLNTHPEFPAKAAEYISEETGLEFREADNHFEAQAAHDAMSEAHGALRTVAGSLNKIANDLRLLASGPRNGLGEIDQPENQPGSSIMPGKINPVVAEAVNQVHKQVVGNDAAVSAGAAEGQIDLNLYKPVLASNFLQSAKLIANSSAVFGEKFVAKLEADADHCAERVEQSMALATALNPAIGYDKASKVAKKALAEEKTIREVVLEEGYLDEDEVDDVLDPEKMTKRGILGDE, encoded by the coding sequence ATGACCGACGAGTACCGGACAGAGCAGGATAGCCTCGGTGAGATGCAGGTGCCAGCCGACGCGTACTGGGGGGCCCAGACCCAGCGCGCCGTCGAGAACTTCCCAATCAGCGACGTTACTTTCGGGCGGCGGTTCATCCGCGCCCTCGGCGTCGTGAAGAAGGCGGCCGCACAGGCGAACCGCGACCTCGGAACGATTCCGGAGGACAAAGCGGACTGTATCGTTGAAGCCGCCGACGAGGTCATCGCCGGCGAGCACGACGACCAGTTCCCCGTCGACGTGTTCCAGACCGGGTCGGGCACGTCCTCGAACATGAACGCCAACGAGGTCATCTCGAACCGCGCCACCGAACTGTACGGCGGCGACATCGGGACCCGCGAGATTCACCCGAACGACCACGTCAACTTCGGCCAGTCCAGCAACGACGTGATTCCGACGGCGATGCACGTCGCCTCGCTGGAGGCGGTCGAGAAAGACGTAATTCCCGGCCTGAAGACGCTGCGCGACGAACTCAAAGCCAAGGAAGACGAGTTCGAGAACGTCGTCAAGACCGGCCGGACCCACCTGCAGGATGCGACCCCGGTGACGCTCGGTCAGGAGTTCTCCGGCTACCGCACGCAGGTAGAGAAAGGCATCTCCCGCGTTCAAGACGTTCACGGTCGCCTCTCCGAGCTCGCGCTCGGTGGGACCGCGGTCGGGACCGGGCTGAACACGCATCCCGAGTTCCCGGCGAAGGCCGCCGAGTACATCAGCGAGGAAACCGGGCTGGAGTTCCGCGAAGCGGACAACCACTTCGAGGCCCAGGCCGCCCACGACGCAATGTCCGAAGCCCACGGTGCGCTCCGGACGGTCGCCGGCTCGCTGAACAAGATCGCCAACGACCTCCGACTGCTCGCCTCCGGCCCGCGTAACGGCCTCGGCGAGATCGACCAGCCGGAGAACCAGCCCGGTTCCTCGATTATGCCCGGGAAGATCAACCCCGTCGTCGCTGAGGCGGTCAATCAGGTCCACAAACAGGTCGTCGGCAACGACGCAGCCGTCTCGGCCGGCGCGGCCGAGGGCCAGATAGACCTGAACCTCTACAAGCCCGTGCTGGCATCGAACTTCCTGCAGTCGGCCAAGCTCATCGCCAACAGCAGCGCGGTGTTCGGCGAGAAGTTCGTCGCCAAGCTCGAGGCCGACGCCGACCACTGCGCCGAGCGCGTCGAACAGAGCATGGCGCTGGCGACGGCGCTCAACCCTGCCATCGGCTACGACAAGGCGAGCAAGGTCGCGAAGAAAGCACTCGCCGAGGAGAAGACCATCCGCGAGGTTGTTCTGGAAGAGGGCTATCTCGACGAGGACGAGGTCGACGACGTGCTCGACCCCGAGAAGATGACGAAGCGTGGTATCCTCGGCGACGAGTAG
- a CDS encoding ABC transporter permease translates to MREILSRLLATGGRLRSAVSRDESDGDQLATDGGATVKTTRRDSIRNSLPVEWELIESAPFWLPPVLFAGFFVYGAIAWNFLLSLTDYNGLGGAQYETLDFSMYSRLLSDGAFWQAAQNTVVLLVVFTVLCLALGLFVAILIDQQIRFENTFRTIYLLPMSLSFVVTATMWAWVYNARNGVLNQFLRLFNLEGAIVGLLRPAGVNAEVIQWLSWNTTALAAVIFALIWQFSGYAMVVFLAGLRAIPTEHYEAARVDGASTVRLYARVIIPQLRASAVSASVVLMVFALKAFDFIYALRGSQPGANMDILATMMYRVAFDSLQWAYGSAVAIVLFALALLVIGPYLYSEYRRGEL, encoded by the coding sequence ATGCGCGAGATACTCAGTAGACTCCTCGCCACCGGGGGTCGGCTCCGGTCGGCGGTATCGAGAGACGAATCGGACGGCGATCAACTGGCAACAGACGGCGGAGCGACGGTGAAAACGACCCGGAGAGACTCGATCCGGAACTCACTGCCGGTCGAGTGGGAACTCATCGAATCCGCCCCGTTCTGGCTGCCGCCAGTCCTGTTTGCGGGCTTTTTCGTCTACGGCGCTATCGCCTGGAACTTCCTCCTGTCGCTGACTGACTACAACGGTCTTGGCGGTGCGCAGTACGAGACTCTCGACTTCAGCATGTACAGCCGTCTGCTGAGCGATGGGGCGTTCTGGCAGGCGGCACAGAACACGGTAGTGTTGCTTGTCGTGTTCACCGTCCTCTGTCTGGCGCTTGGCCTGTTCGTGGCCATCCTCATCGATCAGCAGATACGTTTCGAGAATACGTTCCGGACCATCTACCTGCTCCCGATGAGCCTCTCGTTCGTCGTCACGGCGACGATGTGGGCGTGGGTGTACAACGCCCGCAACGGCGTGCTCAATCAGTTCCTCCGGTTGTTCAACCTCGAAGGAGCCATCGTGGGACTGCTCCGCCCGGCCGGGGTCAACGCCGAGGTTATTCAGTGGCTCTCCTGGAACACGACCGCGCTGGCGGCGGTCATCTTCGCGCTCATCTGGCAGTTCAGCGGCTACGCGATGGTCGTCTTCCTCGCTGGCCTCCGAGCGATTCCGACCGAACACTACGAGGCTGCGCGGGTCGACGGCGCGTCCACAGTGCGGCTGTATGCACGGGTAATCATCCCGCAACTCCGCGCCTCCGCCGTGTCTGCGTCAGTGGTGCTGATGGTGTTTGCGCTGAAAGCGTTCGACTTCATCTACGCGCTCCGTGGCTCACAGCCGGGGGCGAATATGGACATTCTGGCGACGATGATGTATCGGGTCGCGTTCGACAGCCTGCAGTGGGCGTACGGGTCCGCCGTCGCTATCGTGCTGTTTGCTCTCGCACTGCTGGTCATCGGACCGTACCTCTACAGCGAATACCGACGGGGTGAACTATGA
- a CDS encoding ABC transporter permease, with amino-acid sequence MSIRDGGFIDELRSTENSRLGLYALLLAGIVFYLFPVETAVMTMFKTESAFARTLPFAPPGGDGFTLSALATAWNTLRPGLLNSLLMAIPATLMSALLGSLTAYGLTTISWRGQVGVVVLIIAGIFIPYQAVLVPLSQFWFQVLPGLLNGFVNTVFGFITGGNWQYPSRNGYVQLLQLSITHAAYGIPICTLLFRSYYQTISDEMIEAARLDGASAFSIYRNIILPLSLPMFAVTLIYQFTQVYNDLLFALVLVNEPASQVATQRLAALTGGVVQSFNTTMAGAIVAALPTLLVYILFGEQFAKGVAGE; translated from the coding sequence ATGAGCATTAGAGACGGAGGTTTCATCGACGAACTCCGAAGTACAGAGAATAGCCGTCTCGGCCTGTATGCCCTCCTGCTGGCGGGCATCGTCTTCTACCTCTTCCCGGTGGAGACGGCCGTGATGACGATGTTCAAGACCGAGAGCGCGTTCGCCCGAACGCTCCCGTTCGCGCCGCCGGGCGGTGACGGCTTCACACTCAGTGCGCTCGCCACTGCCTGGAACACGCTTCGGCCGGGACTGCTGAACTCGCTGCTGATGGCGATTCCCGCGACGCTCATGTCGGCGCTGCTCGGGAGCCTGACTGCGTACGGACTGACGACGATTAGCTGGCGCGGCCAGGTCGGCGTGGTCGTCCTCATCATCGCGGGCATCTTCATCCCCTATCAGGCCGTGCTGGTCCCGCTGTCACAGTTTTGGTTCCAGGTGCTTCCGGGGCTGCTCAACGGCTTCGTCAACACCGTCTTTGGCTTCATCACGGGCGGTAACTGGCAGTATCCGAGCCGTAACGGGTACGTACAGCTGCTGCAGCTGTCGATCACACACGCGGCGTACGGTATTCCGATCTGTACGCTGCTGTTCCGGTCGTACTATCAGACCATCTCCGACGAGATGATTGAGGCCGCTCGCCTCGACGGCGCGAGCGCGTTCAGCATCTACCGCAACATCATCCTCCCGCTGTCGCTGCCGATGTTCGCGGTGACGCTCATCTACCAGTTCACGCAGGTGTACAACGACCTGTTGTTCGCGCTCGTACTCGTCAACGAACCGGCTTCGCAGGTGGCGACCCAGCGCCTCGCGGCGCTCACTGGCGGGGTCGTCCAGTCGTTTAACACCACGATGGCAGGGGCCATCGTCGCAGCACTTCCGACGCTGCTCGTCTACATCCTGTTCGGCGAACAGTTCGCGAAAGGCGTCGCTGGAGAATAA